The Desulfotignum phosphitoxidans DSM 13687 genome includes a region encoding these proteins:
- a CDS encoding cytochrome D1 domain-containing protein — MKRYGYICLWFLFFFGYSSAMGAADQWGTGSLMIIVERENSSVVVVDSLKHEILGRISDLGVLHHASISFSQDARYAYIISRDGWLSKLDLLTLERVAKVKVGDSSIGLTVTQDNRYIAVSNYKPAVVKIIDAETFEDVAAIPVEREVNGETVPSRVVGMVDAPGNLLVFSLMDADGIWVVDAGSSDFPVIKKYWDIGKMPYDALLTPDGRYYIAGLYHSRHLAMLDLWELDKTKEIDLNNPNKKTAKMAVRKVPHLGGWSMAGGLFFAPVVAEARLPVYRSGSFELIKSISLAGMPMFAMASPDGRHVWVNFSGQNHRLVQVIDVATLEVVKTFDIGDRVFNMEFSPKGAYVYISSYKDNKVVVIAANKLQIIKKFDVNTPSGIFSTIRAHISGL; from the coding sequence ATGAAGCGATATGGATATATTTGTTTATGGTTTTTGTTTTTCTTTGGTTATTCCAGTGCAATGGGTGCTGCTGATCAATGGGGTACCGGCTCGCTGATGATCATTGTTGAACGGGAAAATTCAAGTGTCGTTGTGGTGGATTCCCTGAAGCATGAAATTTTGGGACGTATTTCAGATCTCGGTGTGCTGCATCATGCCAGCATCTCATTTTCCCAGGATGCCCGTTATGCATATATTATTTCACGCGATGGCTGGTTGAGCAAGCTTGACCTTCTCACCTTGGAAAGGGTGGCCAAGGTTAAGGTCGGAGATAGTTCCATAGGTTTGACAGTGACGCAGGACAACCGATATATAGCTGTTTCCAACTACAAGCCCGCGGTTGTGAAAATTATCGATGCAGAGACGTTTGAAGATGTTGCAGCAATCCCCGTTGAGCGGGAAGTCAACGGGGAGACTGTCCCGTCAAGAGTAGTGGGTATGGTTGATGCCCCTGGCAATCTTCTTGTTTTCTCCCTGATGGATGCCGACGGCATCTGGGTTGTGGACGCAGGCAGCAGTGATTTTCCTGTAATAAAGAAATACTGGGATATAGGCAAAATGCCCTACGATGCATTGCTGACCCCTGATGGCCGTTATTATATTGCCGGCCTGTATCATTCCCGGCATTTGGCAATGCTGGATCTGTGGGAATTGGACAAAACAAAAGAGATCGATCTCAATAATCCAAACAAAAAAACCGCAAAGATGGCGGTGCGGAAAGTTCCCCATCTGGGAGGCTGGTCAATGGCCGGCGGGCTTTTTTTCGCCCCCGTGGTTGCTGAGGCACGCCTGCCGGTTTATAGATCAGGAAGTTTTGAGCTGATCAAATCCATTTCCCTGGCGGGCATGCCCATGTTTGCCATGGCCAGTCCGGACGGGAGGCATGTCTGGGTTAACTTTTCCGGTCAAAATCATCGCCTTGTTCAGGTTATTGACGTAGCCACCCTGGAAGTTGTCAAAACGTTTGACATCGGAGATCGCGTGTTCAATATGGAATTTTCTCCAAAAGGGGCGTATGTATATATTTCTTCTTATAAAGACAATAAAGTGGTTGTTATAGCGGCAAACAAGCTTCAAATAATAAAGAAGTTTGATGTCAATACCCCCTCTGGAATTTTTTCGACAATAAGGGCCCATATTTCAGGCTTGTAA
- a CDS encoding IS3 family transposase (programmed frameshift) translates to MKKSYSGKFKTKVALAMIREQETVAELARKFEIHRSLLTRWKKEALEGLPEVFTNHKQRKKNDEKDLVNQLYQQIGQLKVENDWLKKKVDTIKIPERRQLIDKNHQKLSINRQCELLEVSKGALYYTPKPIDPYTLCLMDLIDRQHTKTPFYGNRRLVAYLNTLGYNVNRKRVRRLMQLMRIEAIYPKPQLSRRDKTHKIYPYLLREVRIERPDQVWSTDITYIKIGNGFVYLTAVMDWYSRYVLSWRLSNTLENSFCVEALEESLVISQPEIFNTDQGSQYTAINFLTVLEKRNILISMDSKGRALDNVFVERLWRAVKYEDVYLKDYQTMNDAYRSLKAYMNFYNNERLHQSLKYGVPRASYPKACATVSL, encoded by the exons ATGAAAAAAAGTTACAGCGGAAAATTTAAAACCAAAGTTGCCTTGGCAATGATACGGGAACAGGAAACTGTGGCAGAATTAGCCAGAAAATTTGAAATTCACCGTTCATTGCTCACCAGGTGGAAGAAGGAAGCCTTGGAGGGGCTGCCGGAAGTTTTTACCAATCATAAACAACGGAAGAAAAATGACGAAAAAGACCTGGTAAATCAATTGTATCAGCAGATCGGTCAGCTCAAAGTTGAAAATGACTGGTTAAAAAAAAAGGTTGATACAATCAA AATTCCTGAACGACGGCAATTAATTGACAAAAATCACCAGAAACTCAGTATTAACAGGCAGTGTGAGCTGCTGGAAGTTTCAAAAGGAGCGCTTTATTATACACCGAAGCCGATAGATCCATACACGCTTTGCCTGATGGATCTGATTGACCGCCAGCATACCAAGACACCTTTCTATGGCAACCGAAGGCTGGTGGCCTATTTGAACACACTCGGTTATAATGTGAACCGGAAACGTGTTCGGCGGTTGATGCAGCTGATGAGAATAGAGGCCATTTACCCTAAACCCCAACTATCAAGGAGGGACAAAACACATAAAATTTATCCATATTTATTGCGGGAAGTCAGAATAGAAAGGCCTGACCAGGTATGGTCTACTGATATCACGTATATTAAAATCGGAAATGGCTTTGTGTATTTAACGGCAGTCATGGACTGGTACAGCAGATACGTTTTGTCATGGAGACTGAGCAACACCCTTGAAAATTCATTCTGTGTTGAGGCCCTGGAGGAATCTTTGGTGATTTCACAACCCGAAATCTTCAACACTGACCAGGGCAGCCAATATACCGCAATCAATTTTTTAACGGTTTTGGAAAAACGAAACATCCTAATCAGCATGGATTCTAAAGGCCGGGCACTTGATAATGTCTTTGTAGAGCGGTTATGGCGTGCTGTCAAATATGAGGATGTCTATTTGAAAGACTATCAGACAATGAATGATGCCTACAGGTCTTTGAAAGCCTATATGAACTTCTATAACAATGAAAGGCTTCATCAGTCGCTGAAATACGGTGTACCAAGAGCATCTTACCCTAAAGCGTGCGCTACTGTGAGCCTTTAA
- a CDS encoding SPASM domain-containing protein, with protein MQVVQILGTIILKVGLRLSLTAHTVQGLPEIFELFEKEKLVKLYISHLNYSDAASKNFALETVQIRESMRFVIQKALTYMNDNSFTREIVTGNNEADGPFFYLLMQQEDTRKAKSIYERLSMTGGNSSGVRLANIDPLGEVHPDPFCRGISLGNVRQKPFSQIWQTTDHSFVVSLRGRKTKFLGRCGNCRFIDLCGGNSRARAFAHTGDWRGSDPMCYLTDEEISKK; from the coding sequence ATGCAAGTGGTTCAAATTTTGGGGACCATTATACTCAAAGTCGGGCTGCGGCTGTCATTAACAGCGCATACTGTTCAGGGGTTGCCGGAAATATTCGAACTGTTTGAAAAAGAAAAACTTGTAAAACTCTATATTTCACATCTGAATTATTCAGATGCCGCTTCAAAAAATTTTGCCTTGGAAACGGTTCAGATCAGAGAAAGTATGCGGTTTGTTATACAAAAAGCGTTGACATACATGAATGACAACTCTTTTACCCGTGAGATAGTAACCGGAAACAATGAGGCTGACGGTCCTTTTTTTTACCTGTTGATGCAGCAGGAAGACACCCGGAAGGCTAAATCAATTTATGAACGGCTATCAATGACCGGCGGAAACAGCTCCGGTGTTCGATTGGCCAATATTGATCCATTGGGAGAAGTCCATCCGGATCCATTTTGCAGGGGTATCTCTCTTGGAAATGTCAGGCAGAAACCTTTCAGTCAAATATGGCAGACAACGGATCATTCTTTTGTGGTTTCATTGCGGGGCCGCAAAACAAAGTTTCTCGGACGATGCGGAAACTGTCGGTTTATCGACCTCTGCGGCGGAAATTCCCGGGCCCGGGCGTTTGCCCACACTGGTGACTGGCGGGGATCCGACCCGATGTGTTATCTTACAGATGAAGAGATCTCGAAAAAATAA
- a CDS encoding ATP-binding protein — MAELLDKLDDQPAARNPLLVEALTRLRLVNRSNLGVSRMYKALLMEGKEPPVIQEIGESVCVTFLKREMAAAFRVFVAQESRKGNDLGVDTLLILQYLLKHPELETSVAAGMCQRSQGQMREILSAMEKAGYIEHGGAGRGMYWTLYPELYQRLAESAQPERERRIDWDAAKTRILSFFDQARANRLAMNIDRVNLSIK, encoded by the coding sequence ATTGCAGAACTGCTGGACAAGCTGGATGACCAGCCGGCTGCCCGCAACCCGCTCCTGGTAGAGGCGCTGACCCGCCTGCGTCTTGTCAATCGCAGCAACCTGGGAGTCAGCCGCATGTACAAAGCCCTGCTCATGGAGGGAAAGGAACCTCCAGTGATCCAGGAAATCGGTGAATCGGTCTGTGTTACCTTTTTAAAGCGGGAAATGGCTGCGGCATTCCGTGTGTTTGTTGCACAAGAAAGCAGGAAGGGAAATGACCTGGGTGTGGATACCCTGCTGATCCTTCAATATCTTCTGAAACACCCGGAGCTTGAAACTTCTGTTGCGGCGGGCATGTGCCAGCGCAGCCAAGGGCAAATGAGAGAAATCCTTTCTGCCATGGAAAAGGCCGGATACATTGAACACGGAGGGGCCGGGCGTGGCATGTACTGGACACTTTACCCGGAACTGTACCAGCGGCTGGCTGAATCCGCTCAGCCGGAACGTGAGCGGCGAATTGACTGGGATGCAGCCAAAACAAGAATCCTTTCATTTTTCGACCAGGCCCGGGCAAACAGGCTTGCTATGAATATAGACCGGGTAAATCTATCGATTAAATGA
- a CDS encoding Crp/Fnr family transcriptional regulator, protein MDASKTMDTQTEILRSLQKMPFFKNVDEKDLAPFVGKAKKRSLNRDEIIFTADEKCRNLHILHTGMLKIFVLSPDGREQIIHFLKPVVVFGEDILFGEDPYEASAKACRETVIFDIGKKDVEDFLHIHPQVGIAMLTYLGKKVRKLTRMIADLALKDVQGRLVCQLVQMASDQGKRTEGGILIEGMTQEELACATGAVREHLNRCLSRLQEARLIKLDRKKIIIQDMESLVSLSQKSEPFLSI, encoded by the coding sequence ATGGATGCATCAAAGACTATGGATACCCAGACTGAAATTCTGCGGTCTCTTCAAAAAATGCCCTTTTTTAAAAACGTTGATGAAAAAGACCTGGCCCCTTTTGTCGGAAAGGCCAAAAAACGAAGCTTGAACAGAGACGAAATTATTTTCACTGCTGATGAGAAGTGCCGAAACCTGCATATACTTCACACGGGAATGTTAAAAATTTTTGTCCTCTCTCCGGACGGAAGAGAGCAGATTATCCATTTCTTGAAACCTGTGGTTGTTTTCGGTGAAGACATCCTTTTTGGCGAAGATCCATATGAAGCCAGCGCCAAGGCTTGCCGGGAAACTGTTATTTTCGACATAGGGAAAAAGGATGTCGAGGATTTCCTGCACATCCATCCACAGGTCGGAATAGCAATGCTGACCTATCTTGGGAAAAAAGTACGAAAGTTGACAAGAATGATTGCCGATCTGGCGCTAAAGGATGTGCAGGGCCGCCTGGTATGCCAGCTGGTCCAAATGGCTTCAGATCAAGGGAAAAGAACGGAAGGGGGTATTTTGATTGAGGGAATGACTCAGGAAGAATTGGCCTGCGCTACCGGCGCGGTCCGGGAACATTTAAACCGTTGTCTGTCCCGGCTTCAGGAGGCCCGCCTCATTAAACTGGATCGTAAAAAAATCATTATTCAAGACATGGAATCCTTGGTCAGCCTGTCACAGAAAAGTGAACCATTTCTCTCAATTTGA